Proteins encoded in a region of the Octopus sinensis linkage group LG8, ASM634580v1, whole genome shotgun sequence genome:
- the LOC118764384 gene encoding uncharacterized protein LOC118764384, with the protein MVRKFYRSCTDKVTIEKTMKSFMYGLSEKLGGVPIITGNKYSSDHATTLRTLISVTGELPWLQYYILDDPKSNHTIIRLRLKLNCNVYILLRTITTIGLMFGSPDRVDKILNFCRQTSQGYVYLQ; encoded by the exons ATGGTTAGAAAGTTCTACAGATCTTGTACGGACAAAG TGACAATAGAGAAAACTATGAAAAGTTTTATGTACGGACTATCGGAGAAACTTGGAGGTGTCCCGATAATTACAGGAAATAAATATTCAAGTGACCACGCTACAACTTTGCGAACTCTTATTAGTGTGACTGGTGAACTGCCTTGGTTGCAATATTATATTTTGGACGACCCAAAGAGTAATCATACAATAATCAGA TTGCGACTGAAATtgaattgtaatgtatatattttattgcgtACCATTACAACTATTGGTCTCATGTTTGGTTCTCCTGATCGAGttgataaaattttgaacttcTGTCGTCAAACGTCACAA GGTTACGTCTACCTACAGTAA